From one Rhineura floridana isolate rRhiFlo1 chromosome 4, rRhiFlo1.hap2, whole genome shotgun sequence genomic stretch:
- the LOC133384171 gene encoding LOW QUALITY PROTEIN: endogenous retrovirus group 3 member 1 Env polyprotein-like (The sequence of the model RefSeq protein was modified relative to this genomic sequence to represent the inferred CDS: deleted 2 bases in 1 codon) — protein sequence MALPGLYWICGKNAYSELPEPWEGTCIMGEVRPSFFLIPLSAGVRLGHPVYNKKKRAVVKIGDWKDDEWPPERIVQYYGPATWAQDGSYGYRTPIYMLNRIIRLQAVLELITNETARALTALSRTQTQLRNAVYQNRLALDYKLAAEGGVCGKFNLTNCCLHIDDNGKVIEEIADKIIKLAHVPVQTWKGFEWMEGLGPWFQWIGGIRGVVGILIVGILMCILLPCILPLILQGLKNMMENIADRRTAAQLMVLYEYRSVPLWDNDTP from the exons ATGGCCTTACCAGGGTTGTATTGGATTTGTGGGAAAAATGCCTATTCAGAGTTACCTGAACCATGGGAAGGAACCTGTATCATGGGAGAGGTCAGACCCTCTTTCTTTTTGATCCCCCTTAGTGCTGGAGTCCGGTTGGGACATCCAGTGTATAACAAGAAGAAAAGAGCGGTCGTCAAAATTGGTGACTGGAAGGACGATGAGTGGCCTCCCGAACGAATAGTCCAGTATTATGGCCCAGCTACATGGGCCCAAGATGGGTCTTATGGCTACAGAACTCCGATTTATATGTTGAACAGGATAATTAGGTTACAGGCAGTGCTTGAACTCATAACAAATGAGACTGCAAGAGCCTTAACGGCGCTGTCCAGAACTCAAACTCAACTCCGAAATGCAGTGTATCAAAACCGACTTGCCCTTGACTAT AAGCTAGCCGCAGAAGGAGGGGTTTGTGGAAAATTTAATTTAACTAATTGTTGTCTCCACATTGATGATAATGGGAAAGTGATAGAAGAAATTGCTGACAAAATCATCAAGCTTGCACATGTGCCTGTACAAACCTGGAAAGGATTTGAATGGATGGAAGGGTTGGGGCCATGGTTCCAGTGGATAGGAGGTATACGAGGGGTCGTTGGAATATTAATTGTGGGAattttgatgtgtattttgttACCCTGTATCTTACCTTTGATCTTACAAGGATTGAAAAATATGATGGAAAATATAGCCGACAGAAGAACTGCAGCACAGCTTATGGTGTTATATGAGTATAGGTCTGTTCCCTTATGGGATAATGATACTCCTTGA